The following is a genomic window from Streptomyces chrestomyceticus JCM 4735.
ACTTCTCTGAGGCTGCCGATCTACCACCCGCAAGTACTGCTGAACAGTTGCGCTCCATCTGGGGACTTCACCAGAAGCCTGTAAAAAATCTTCTCCCACTCCTCGAAAGAAAAGGCATTCGGGTCTACTCCCTCCCAGCCCCAGATCGGGAGATCGATTCCTTTACTTTCTCACACGAGGGTCGACCCTTCATCTTTCTGAACCTGAGCAAAACGGCAGAACGCATGCGCTTCGACCTAGCGCACGAGTTGGGGCACATAATCCTCCACAAGGAAACTCAGAAAAATAGGTCCCGCCAGGTCGAGCAAGAGGCACATGACTTCGCTTCGAGCTTTCTGATGCCAGCCGATGGCCTATACGCGCAAATCATCGGAAAGTTGCGCCTAGAGGACGTATTCACTCTGAAAAACTACTGGCAGGTTTCCGCTCTTGCCATGGTCGAGAGACTGTACAGCCTTGAGTTCATCTCAGAGTGGGTGCGACGCCGCTGGATCATCGAACTGACACAGCGAGGCTACCGAACGGCCGAACCGGATGGAATTCACCCTGAAACATCGAAATTCTTTACAGACGTCTTCCGCCTAGCCCGCGAAGACGGGTGGACTTCCCGAAAGCTAGCTGACGACTTGAACGAAAGTGAAGAGGACCTGGACTCTCTAGTCTTTGGCTTGGCAATCTCATCCGTCAGAGGCGGCGGGCAGGGGGGCCTGCTCGGCATGGTCACTTGACGGTGGTCAAGTAACGATCGAATCCGTGCGGTGGTCGGACCGAACTGCTATCTTTCTGTCGTCGCCAGTTGAGACTAGGGGCAGGAGCTTGGGGTTCGATTCCCCTTGCGCCCTTCCTCGTACTCGTTTCGGCCGCGTTGGCAATCCGGTTCGTCATTCCTGCCCTAGGTGACACCACGCCAGGAGACCTGAAAGCCACCACCGGACGGAAGGAGATTGTTATGAGCGGGATGCGAAAGTCAATAACGGTCGCTTTGAAGGTGGCCGTGGCAGTCGTAGAAGGCTCCGCAGCTGGGCTGCTGCTTCCTGCCTGAGCTGGCGAACACCTGGCCTCGGACACACAAGGTCCGAGGCCAGGCTGTTGGGTCTCTGCACAGCAGGGCTCTTCCAGTAGTTTGAGCACTGCCCGATGGCACGAGGTCGAGCGGTAGCGCTCATGACCGGCTCAGCCCCGTCGCGGCAGCAGCCAGCTCCCCCGCAACCACAGTTAGGGGTTCCGGTCCGCTCACGCTGCCGCATCCGTGACGGTGGCGGTACGGCGCCCAGCTCCCGCCGGCCGTTGTGCCCGGAGTGCCCAGCGCCCCCAATCCCACCTCTCCCGTAGCCTGCCTGCCTCGACAGGACTACGACCTATGGGGCGGTCGGCAGCGCGCCCGTCACGTAAACCGCTCACCGCTTCCGCCTCCACCTTCATCACCCCTCATCTGCACCCTTCCCGCCTCCCGGGGGCTCCCCGCCGGGTCTGCCCTCTTGGGCCGCGGGCTCTGGTGCTGCCGCTC
Proteins encoded in this region:
- a CDS encoding ImmA/IrrE family metallo-endopeptidase, producing the protein MRRILSVSSLGVELSNWIDKRYGTPGVDLPDFSEAADLPPASTAEQLRSIWGLHQKPVKNLLPLLERKGIRVYSLPAPDREIDSFTFSHEGRPFIFLNLSKTAERMRFDLAHELGHIILHKETQKNRSRQVEQEAHDFASSFLMPADGLYAQIIGKLRLEDVFTLKNYWQVSALAMVERLYSLEFISEWVRRRWIIELTQRGYRTAEPDGIHPETSKFFTDVFRLAREDGWTSRKLADDLNESEEDLDSLVFGLAISSVRGGGQGGLLGMVT